In a genomic window of Vibrio gigantis:
- a CDS encoding DUF2878 domain-containing protein: MKRFWIINLVLFQATWVCSAFFTAQAPFIAPLIVAMHFFLSPTRNSDLKILCLLPLGLLLDSLMLHFGVFAVDSEVANQSWFPVWLICLWIMFLISFNHSLNWLLKCSKVILFAIGFVAGTSSYWGGIKAGALLTTWPDASVIAALAMSWGILLPLLVAAYSNLVQPEMARTTR, encoded by the coding sequence ATGAAACGGTTTTGGATTATTAATCTCGTTCTGTTTCAAGCGACCTGGGTTTGCAGTGCATTCTTTACCGCTCAAGCCCCGTTCATCGCGCCACTGATTGTGGCCATGCATTTCTTTCTCTCTCCAACTCGCAATAGCGACCTGAAAATACTCTGTTTACTTCCATTGGGGCTATTACTTGATAGCCTCATGCTTCACTTCGGCGTGTTTGCCGTCGATTCTGAAGTTGCCAATCAATCATGGTTTCCCGTTTGGCTCATCTGCCTATGGATCATGTTTTTGATTAGCTTCAACCACAGCCTTAATTGGCTTTTAAAATGCTCGAAAGTGATCTTGTTTGCCATAGGGTTCGTAGCAGGTACTAGTAGTTATTGGGGAGGCATCAAAGCAGGCGCCCTCCTTACTACTTGGCCAGATGCATCGGTAATTGCTGCCCTTGCAATGAGTTGGGGGATATTGTTGCCCTTACTGGTGGCCGCCTATTCCAACTTAGTACAACCTGAAATGGCAAGGACAACGAGGTGA